In Silene latifolia isolate original U9 population chromosome X, ASM4854445v1, whole genome shotgun sequence, the following proteins share a genomic window:
- the LOC141620125 gene encoding uncharacterized protein LOC141620125, with protein MRSPPVSWEKVCRPKKEGGLGLKNDVIWNKAAVGKLVWWLNSKPDSLWVRWVGHIYLKGTNWQDYYPKANTSWYWRKVCQVKLELQQAYQQQLWTNQHHMGYTVSKGYNFLRNREAEVQWHTLVWNKWAIPKHSFIAWVHHHGNMNTKEKLFKLGITDDSTCCICGGAVENLEHLFFACPYSKIVIAAVGKWVGTPWPESNWINWRLAKTGHSLHLEILDATINSCLYTIWHQRNRSRHEFTLTRPIHTARFIVDELKMRFQGRGKGVLGRREAMWLEGLLGRGV; from the coding sequence ATGAGGTCACCTCCTGTGTCATGGGAAAAAGTGTGTAGGCCAAAGAAAGAAGGGGGCTTAGGGCTCAAAAATGATGTTATCTGGAACAAGGCTGCAGTAGGGAAGTTAGTCTGGTGGCTTAATTCTAAGCCTGACTCTTTATGGGTCAGATGGGTTGGTCACATTTATCTGAAAGGTACTAATTGGCAGGACTACTATCCTAAGGCTAATACTTCGTGGTACTGGAGGAAGGTCTGTCAGGTCAAACTGGAGTTACAGCAAGCATATCAACAACAGTTATGGACAAATCAACATCATATGGGATATACTGTAAGTAAAGGCTATAACTTTCTAAGAAACAGGGAAGCTGAAGTACAGTGGCATACTCTGGTGTGGAATAAATGGGCTATACCAAAGCATAGCTTTATAGCATGGGTTCATCATCATGGAAACATGAATACAAAAGAAAAACTCTTCAAACTAGGGATAACTGATGATAGTACCTGCTGCATCTGCGGGGGAGCTGTTGAAAACTTGGAGCATTTGTTCTTTGCTTGTCCCTATAGCAAAATCGTCATTGCTGCTGTCGGAAAGTGGGTTGGGACTCCATGGCCCGAATCTAATTGGATCAATTGGCGGCTTGCGAAAACAGGTCACTCTCTACATTTAGAGATCCTTGACGCAACAATCAACTCCTGCCTCTATACCATTTGGCATCAGAGAAATAGGAGCAGGCACGAATTTACCCTTACTCGACCTATTCACACTGCTCGATTCATTGTGGATGAGCTAAAAATGAGATTCCAAGGTAGGGGCAAAGGGGTTTTAGGTAGAAGAGAAGCTATGTGGCTTGAGGGGCTGCTAGGGAGAGGCGTTTGA